The genomic interval agagaTAGGGTATcaatatgttgtccaggctggtctccaaaactcctggcctcaagtgatcctcccccctcggcctcccaaagtgctggattacaggtgtgagccactgctcccaccctaaaaggtgtgattttttttttttttttttttttttgagacagagtctcgctctgtcgctaggctggaaggcagtggtgcaatcttggctcactgcaacttccacttcttgggctcaagcgattctcctgcttcagcctcccaagtagctgggattacaggcactcaccaccacgcccagctaatctgtgtatttttagtagagacggggtttcaccatgttggccagactggcctcaaactcctgacctccggtgatccgccctgcctcggcctcccacagtgctgagattacaggcgtgaaccactgcaccctgcctggtGCCATGGTTTTTTAAGTCCCCAAACCCAAATCTGATTCCTGGTTGGAGGCGCTTTCCAGTATATACTGTCTTTCCCCTTTTTCCTGCCAACCCAACTTCATTCGTtgggctggggagggaagagaaCACCAACATCGGATCCAACCTTCAAAAGCAAAGGACAGCCGAACTGACACAATGAAGCTAAGGAACACTGGCATCAGATCTGTAAGTTTATTTGCTCAAGGTACGACAGCTACATAATGACTCACATTCATGATATTCCATCACTGAGGAAACTGCTAAAGATGGTCCGTGTGTGAAATAATTCCCTAGAGAAACACGGAGCTGGAAAAATAATCACCGATTAGACCTTAAAAATAGTTCACCGCATAACATGACAAAAAGCACAAAGGCTCATTCAGAGAACATTTTCGTTGTTCTCCGACACTGTAATAGTTATAATTTCACCATGACAAACACCAGACATTAAGATTAAGCTAACACTGGTGTTTCTTTTGCTCcccccctttttaaaaacaaaatatataactgCATGTCACTATAGCAACATCCAAAACAGATCAATTTGTTACAATCACTATTTGGTAGAGCAAACTTTACCcccaaaaggaaaaattaaattaaaaaaaaaagaaaaaaaaaacctttaaaaaatttgaagacttaatttttttgtcaTAGGAATACATAACACCTACAGTATAAGTTAATCAATTTCAAGCTACTGTATAGAAATACAACACTAGCATGCACAATATTGTATCAATAGAGTAATGGAGGAGTAATCATTTCACTGGAGAGACAGTATCATAGGCAagtgcatttctttaaaaataaagaaaagaaaaaccattcaaaGCTGCTTAAATATCAAGTCTCCCATTCCCTCTCCGTTTTTAGCCCTCAGGTGTGATTTTTATCTTGCATTATTCTAAAAAGCAGCCAGAGCCAAAGctgaaatttaaaggaaaaataggtTTTGTAATTCCAGTAAATCATTTCCAAATGCTACAAGGAAAAACGCAACACTGCTCACTGGACATGAAGATAAATTAGGGAAAGCCCCACCTACCCCGCCCCCCCACCTCTGTTTTCCTCCCATGGCAATGACTTTAGGCGCCTGTAAGAGGCACAAAAGCAGCAAAGCTTCTTCTACTACTTCTTCTGGTAGGCTTCAGTTAACTGGGACTTTTGCTCTAGCGTGAGGAGGGGGCCTTCTAAGGAAAGTCATGCTGGGTAAACTGTGCAATGTTACAGAGCACATTGAGTCTGTGGTCATCATGGTTCTTCTATCTTCACTGTCACCTATATCCTGTTACACATACTCAGTTCCTAACTGTAAGCTCAATTTTGGTATTAGCAAAAGCATCTGTCAGTTTTTCCTCAATTACTCACACCTTTTCTTgcctaaacaaaataaacaaagaaaacaagtgtGGTGTCATCACACATCTCGGGAGTTCCTCGTTACTgactttacttaaaaaaaaaaaaaaaaaaaagaatgcacaaGCGGGCCACGTTCACAGATAGACAGATTCACCCGAAATGAGAATGGAGGGCCTTAAGGCTGCCGAAAACAAATGGGTGGAAATAGCAATGTTGTTTCCGTCAATTCCAAATGTGCACTGGCTGCGCAAGACAAGCCAATCTCCAATGTCTAtgcttttttcattaaaaagaaaaactatctcGAGAGGAAAAAGTTCTGGTCAAACAGGAGTTCAGTGTTTGTTATCGGGTAACAGTTTTTTATCTTCCTACAATTACTCGGGGAGTGTCTTCGGGGAGGAAAACCCGAAACACTGACAAGGCTCCCGAAATTGGACAGAATGGTTAAGGATATAGAGCTCTTCCTTTTGGGTTTTTCTACCTGTAGGCTTCTAGCACCTGAATTTTCACACACTGCACCACAGACCTTCTCCAAACGCCTCTCCGACCCCATAGCTTCTCCACCCAGCTGCGTCCGCCCGCACAAGGCGCAGTGGGAAACGCCCCAGTGCAGAGTGGGCGACGGCAGTGTGATCCCTGAGGGAGCTGCGGCAGCTTCGGAAGCGGGATGTTCTCTGAAAATACCAACACGATCCATGACATACAGACctgaattttctctatttttgtggCATTTCACGTTTCTCTCAAGAGGATTAATAATTTTGGTGGTGAATTTACGTTAAGAGGAAagaaggaccaaaaaaaaaaaatcccacagccACCTGCCGAGCACCTATGAACCAAAACCTGAAGTCACTTTCATTCTCCTCATCTAGCCTAGGAGACCAATCAACAGCAAAACCAACCTGGATAAGGCTGAATAAGGATGTTAAAGCCCAAACAACTAGCAAAGGAAAAGTACACAATTGATGGCTTGGTGTTACATATGGCTGTAATGTAGAAATACTGTAAACTGCAATTTAGTGTTAATACTGTCAACTAATCAGAGACTTCGGAAAACTGGCAAGGCCTAAACCATAAGGACGAATGAGACCTCAGGTTCTGAGTCTGTCAGTCTGGGATTTACACTGTTCCATGTCTGTAGGCTACACCCTGGAAAACATGCAGAGCCAAGACAGATGAGATAGAAAGTACCCAAAACGAGACACGAGAGCGTATGTACATAAAAATCCTTACTGGAACCACAGAACTTACTGAATGAGGGCCATTCctctttaagttttcttttcatcTGAAAACCCTATTACCTAGCAATAAGTTAAATTAGAGACAGACAGCTCCACTTGCATGAATCTACAGAACAGTCCAGACGCCAGTGTGAGGCTGCTATTCCAATACCAGCACAGCTAGCCTGACTTTCCACTAGTGGTATTTTGGCAAAAATGTCAAAGAGGCGATCAAAGACAGGACAGGTCGTGGGTTTCTCCCTGGGAAGGtcatccctccctttccctcccccacCCGACCCCCAActcatgggaaaaaaataaagactgcaGTAGTAGCATCCGCGTGCGCTGCCAGTCCCCCTGGGGCCTTAATTGTTGCCTTCGCCGCCGTCGTCGTCCTGCTGGTCGCTCGTCCAGAGCGTGAGGTTATCGCGGAGGAGCTGCATGATGAGCGTGGAGTCCTTGTAGGAGTCCTCGTTGAGGGTGTCGAGCTCGGCGATGGCATCGTCGAACGCGGTCTTGGCCAAGTGGCACGCTTGCTCCGGGGCGTTCTGGATCTCATAGTAGAAGACGGAGTAGTTAAGAGCCAGGCCTAATCGGATGGGGTGGGTGGGTTGCATGTGCTCTTTGCTGATCTCGTGGGCTTCGCTGTAGGCCTTCTCAGAGGATTCCACCACCGTCGCCCGTTTCTCTCCAGTGGCCACTTCGGCCAGGTAGCGGTAGTAGTCCCCTTTCATCTTCAGGTAGAACACTTTGCTCTCGTACTGGGTCTCGCTGCAATTCTTGATCAGGTAGTTATCCAGCAGGCTCAGCACATCCTGGCACACCGCCTCCAACTCCTTCTCTATCTTCTCCCGGTACGCACGGACCATCTCTATCTTCTTCTCGTTGCCGTCTGCAGATGTCTTCTGCTCAATGCTACTGATGACCCTCCAGGAAGAGCGGCGTGCCCCCACAACGTTCTTGTAGGCCACAGAGAGAAGGTTTCGTTCCTCATTCGACAGTGGCTCATTCAGCTCTGTCACCTGTCAGGAGGAAAGAACAGAGTTGTTATGGTACAGAAGGTGTCCACTAGGTTAACTGTATCTTTGAGACACTAGAACAGAGCTTTGTTGAGTAACATGATGAACAGAAGGAAATTACGTTGCgtgggctgggggaagggggctGCAGGTGGAGCACACAAAAGGCAGGGAAAAGTGCGGCTGGATCAACGGATCAATGGTGTCTGAACCCTGGCTTCCTCCCCAGAAAAGGACGCAGGCTTATCACGTGTGTTCTACAAAACATTGTCAAGTCTAGGCCTTAGATGAGAGACTGTGAGTACAGATGGTCTAACTCCGCGGTTTTTTAGGAAAACAGACTGACAAATTCCTCCTAATCCTGCCCTGTCTAGTAAACTTCAGTCCCATCCCTTCTGGATGAGAAAATACTGAGTCAACTTCAAGCTGACTTCTGAGAAACATGGAGGCCTTTCTGATCATACGCACGTGAATTCTAAACCTCAATGAGTCCAAATAAGGGGCCTGGGATTGAGTCTGATCGCTGTGATATTTTAGCAACCCAGGGAACATGTATTTGTGGCAGTGGGAGTGTCTGACTGAATACAATTTTACAACCAGCAATACAAAAGAATGAGGCAAGCACAGCGCCTCTGAGCTGAGCTGGGCAACAGGAATCAATGCTTCTCCCAAGATGGCCATTTCTCAAGGCTCCCGCCCTCACCACCCCCAAGATTAATCACCTTCAGAAAACTAAAGTGGCATCTCCAACCAATGTTGTGTATTTTTATGACTACAAATCActgattataataaaaaaattcagccaATAATACTAAATTTATTTACCTGGTTTCTATAGTATCAGAGTCATACACTATTACATTATTTGTCAATCATATGAAAtacattatcattattactattattattgtatttgagacagggtctcattctatcgcccaacctggagtgcagcgacgggatcacagctcactgcagcctcaacttccctaggctcagatgattctcccacctctgcctaccCAGGAGCTGGAACTACCGGCATATGCCAACTGGCTGGGGATGGggtgaagagaggagagaagaaaagtagGTTACTCCCTGTCCCCTGTGTAGATCAACCACAGCATCTGCATAACATTATATGACATACAGAGATAACAGGTAGGGAGCTAGAATCCAAAAAGATCTACTAAACCAAGCTTATCCAACCTGCAGCCCACGGGCTgtatgcagcccaggatggctttgagtgcagcccaacacaaatttgtaaactttcttaaaacattgtgattttctttttgcaaatttttttttttaagctcatcaactctcattagtgttagtgtattttatgtgtggcccaagggaatgtggcccagggaaaccaaaagacTGGACATCCCTGTACTAAACTCCTGCGGCATGGAGGAACTGAACTACCAGACTTTTTTTCTATGTTTGAATCATTATGTTCAGTATattggcacatccctgtaatcccagtgctttgagacaCCAGgtggggaggactgcttgaggccaggagttcaagaccagcctggccaacataacaaggccccatctcaaaaaactttttttaaaaattaaaaacgggGGGTATGCTTGGCAAAACTGGTTACAATCACTACTCCAAGCAGCATCTACTCAGAGATAATTAAATCAAAACATAAACCAAATCATCTTATTAGTTTATGGCAGGCGGTTCATCTTCTGAATGAACTCATCAGCCAGTGCTGTATGCTCAAATATTCTCCAACTGATCAGTAGTGTTTTAAAGTCAACCTTTTCCTAGACATTACTGATGCTCTGTTTAATGCTGGAGAACAACGTTACTCCTGCCAGCCGTGCCCTCGGTGAACCAGACTCAAAAGAGGGGAAGCATAGGGGGTTGGCACTACTTGAGTTCAGAGCAGAAGGAACCAGGAAAGAGATGCTTTGCTCCACCACCTCCTGTGCCCTGGCCTTCTGCAAACACTCCTGCATGAATAAACATAGGCACCTCGTGTCTCATTCTGCACTGACTATCTGTCATCCAGCAGCCCGCTGTCACTCATGCTGAATTCTGATGTGTCCACAAATAACTGGAAGATTGGGCTTTTCCCACTTTCATCATTTGCTAAGCAATCATGGGGACAAGCCACTTCATTTCTCTGggttttggttttcttatctgcaaaatggggatttCTGTCCTCTTTCATAAGGTAATATACAGGTATATCAGATAAATaagaaagtctttcttttttctttttcttttcgagacatggtcttactctgtttctcaggctgaagtgcagaggcatgatcacagctcactgcagcctcaaactactgggctcaagcaaccctcccacctcaatctccagagtagctgggactacaggtgtgcgccatgcgccaccatgcatggctgattttttttttttggagacagagtttcaaaaagacctggtctcattctgtcacccaggccggagtgcaatggcacgatcttggctcactgcaacctctcccggaattcaagcaattctcctgcctcagcctctcgagtagctgggattacaggagtgtgccaccatgcctaatttttgtgtttttccgtagagacaaggtcctgcttgttggccaggttgctcttaaactcctggcctcaagttatccacccaccttagccccccaaagtgttaggattacaggtgtgagccactgcatccagccattttaaaatttttagtagatacaaggtctcactatgttgcccaggctggtctcgaaacccttagttcaagtgatcctcccaccttggccgctcagagtgctgggattacgggtgacagccactgtgcccagcaaactCTTCTTGAAAAAGTAAAATGCTACAGAAATGTGAGGAACTACTTTTAAGAATACCctgaataattttccttttagttCTCACTACAGGAGATGTCTACATTTCTTAACGATCTCCCAGCTCATCTTCCTGTTATCGAGTGTCTCTTCTCTGTTTCATCCTCTTCTCTATTTTAAGCGGAAATTGCCTTAGCTGCCTCACATCCCTTCCTTTCCATAAACCCTAGTTCTATATAGCCTGAAAAAAAAACTGCCCAGACTTGGCTTTGGAAGGAGCTAAGCCTCGGTCTCTGGCATACTTTCCTGAGTGTGCGGACGCTGAAGACAAACTGTCCCGCAGCGCAGGCCTCATGACTGCCTCCAGTGCAAGGGGAGGCCAGCGTGCCGAAGGCCACAGAGATCAAGTTCTGGCCTTTCCCCTAAATCATGCTGTCCTTATTTCAAGGGCCAGGAGCTATTTAAAGCTCAAATTACCTCACCAGTCCTGGGGGGGGGCTCCTCCTGCCGCAAATGAAGTCTCCCTGCAGAGCCCAGAGTGGCAATCTGTACTTATGTAAAGTCTGTCTAGCTGTCCCCAGACAAATTGGAACAAGATTACGAAATGCCAGTATCACCTTTGGATGCAGTAGCTCAACCACATTTGGAACACACCCAGATGTTCTCTGCCAGTGAAAAACTAAGTTAGAGGGGAAACCCTTCGGCTCTAAAAAGTCTAAAGAAAGGCTGTTCTGAACACCTtaaactagaattttaaaaaatcctttatcCTTTAGATCAAAATTACTTGCATGAAAAttaatctgttatttttaaattaagagatCCACACCATACTAGTTTTAAAGGTCAAAAGATAACCTCTTAAAATAACAGAAGTTATTTTAATAGTGTCTAAAAAGATTTAATCAATACAGAATGACAGAATAACTATTCAATGTGGGACGATACAGGATCCGTATCATTTGGGAAGGGAGgtaacatttttcaaaacagtcattaaatttgttgttgttgtttaaacagagacagggtctcactgtgctgccctggctggagtacagtggtgtaatcatggctcactgcagccatgccACAAACTCctgtccctcagcctccagagaagctgggactacaggtatctaccaccacgccagctaatttttaattttttttgcagggGCCAGGGTCAccatatgttgtccaggctggtctcgaactcctgagcacaagtgatcctccagccttggcctcccaaagttctgggattataaaCGTGAGCCATCCTGcctaactttcttcttttttaaaaaataaaaaattaaaaaaaattaaaaaagaaagaaatagggtctcactctgctgccgaGGCTGGAGAcaaatggtgtgatcacagctcattgcagcctcaacttcttgggctcaggtgatcctcccacctcagcctcccaccacgCCCTGGTTAATAAACTGTTTCTACGAATGGGACACTTGTAAACATGGTCCTCAAAATTTACTGTCATGGCTGTTGGAAAATGTAGGTTTCAGTTTTTATTCCCCAGAGTTGTATGTTctgcttaaaaacaaaattaaaatttctgcctTCTCTACTACTACAAGCTCAagttcaaatttattttggtgaCTTAAAAGATGTTAAAGATAGCTGTAGGTAAAATGGTTAGAAAAATCTATGTTATTCTCACCAACAGTTTAAAAAGTAGAACTCCCCAAATCCCAGCTGCTAAGGAATCAGATATTAATTAGTGTCAACTATTTTCCCCTAAGAGTTGATGAGGAGAGAAACCTTTTCTACCTAAGATTAGCAACTCTTGAAATTCTTGGAAAGCTGCTCAGATGACTTTCTGACCTTAAGTCATGGAGCACCAGGTCATTCACAATTTCCTTATCTAACAAGAACCTTACATTGTAATGGTAGGGACCAGGCACAGccgctcacctctgtaatcccagcactttgggaggccgaggtgggtggatcacttgaggtcagtagcttgagaccagcctggccaacatggcgaaacctcatctctactaaaaatacaaaaatgaaccaggtgtggtgtgcatgcctgtaatcccagctacttgggaggctgaggcaggggaatcacttgaacctgagaggtggaggttacagtgagccaagatggagtcacttcactccagcctgggcaagagcgatCTGTCCCCCCCACCAAAAGTTATGAATacaattctgcatttttaatcttcttaaatAACTCCTgggggctcaagcaatcaatcctcctgcctcaaactggaactacaggcacctcaCCCAACACTTTGatttaataaaactgaaaatcccTACAAAGAACTGAAGTTCACATCCAAAAACTAACCCAGGAGAGATGAACAGGCAGAGCACACAGGGCTTTCAGGGCAATGAAACTACACTGTGTGATACTCAGACGGTGGCTACACGCCTCTATACACTTGTCCAAATCCACAGAATGTAGAACACCAAGAGTGAGCTTTACTGTAAACTGTGGACCTTAGGTGATAATGATGATACATTCATTAATTAGTTTAAGTGTACCCCTCTGGTGGGGGCTGCTGAGGGAGAAAGGCTGCGCTTGTGTGGGGGCAGGGGGTACATGGGAACTCCACTCATTTTTGCTGTGAACCCAAAACTGCTCTAAGaaagtctgtttttttcccccgaagacagagtttcgctctgtcacccaggctggagcgtgatggcgcgatctcggctcattgcaccctcgactcccgggttcaagtgattcttgtgtctcagtctcccaagtagctgggattacaggcacccaccaccacaccccgctaaatttttgtgtttttagtagagacagggtttcaccacgttggccgggctggtctcgaactcctgacctcaggtgatccacccgccttggccttctaagtgctgggatcacaggcgtgagacaccatgcccagcttttttttttttaacctagcaGGTGCTAGGTATGAGACTTCGCTCCATCTTACATTTTCTGTCCTCCTAGAATTTGAGAATATTGTCACCTGAAAGGGCCAAGGggccatgaaaaagaaaaatgcagtgagtgctaaatagaaacagaaagaatgagaTGACCAAGTGCAGGATGTGCGCTGATGTCCGTATTAAGGATACAATATGCAGACAGTGGAATAAACCACTGCAAATGGATGGGACACGGTTCTCCTTCATCACAACTCATCGTGTATTCGAAAGACAACCTATATTTACTAAATAATCGACTGAACACTTGTGAAAATAACCTTACGTATCTGAATAACACGCCTCAAATGTGAACTCTATTCTGCGCAGAAGAGCTAACATAACAGGCTTGAGTCTGCTGTCTTTCGAAAGGTCTGCTTACAAGGCTGGTCTCTGGCTGGCATCTGAGAACACGGATTTAGGGAGGGTTCCCACCATTCCCTGATAAAGATAGCTCACTGTCGCCAAACTGTTGGTACAAACAATCTGGTTTATGTTAAACCTGTTTTCCTTCTGGGAATCTGGATTTGGACATGTGCTAGGTAGACAGAGGGTACTTAGGTAACCAGCCCCCAGCTGGTCTCTAACAAGACCCCTGGTAGGCAGCATTTCTCACATATTGTCACATATTGTCACAGTTTGGAATAATGACGCATATCCCGTGTGATTTCCCTGGGAGAGGACTCTTGAAAGTTTGTGCCTGGCTTCCTCTGATTTTCGTCTCATGAACCTCTTCCctttgctaattttgtttttgagatggagtctcgttctgtcacccacgctggagtgcagtggtgcgatctcggctcactgcagcctctgcctcccaagttcaagtgattctcctgcctcagcctcctgagtaactgggtctacaggtgcctaccaccatacccagctaaactttctacttttagtagagacagggtttcaccatgtttggccaggctggtcttgaactcctgagctcaagtgatctgcccgcctcagcctcccaaagtgctgggattactggcatgagccactgtgaccaacCTCCTTTTGCCGACTGAGTTTTGCATACTTCACAGTAAAAAACCACAGCCATGAGTACAAGTATTTGCTGAGTCCCAGCAAATCACCAAGCCTGGAAGCAGTCTTGGGGACTTTCAACACACATTCATTCCAGAAAACTTGATACAACATGTTCTATAGTCCGGTGACTAAGTAAAATATGCTTAATGGCCACTACTTATCAAATAATTAATTCATCAAGTATCCATGCACCATCTAGTATATACATCACATTGTACCACAACGTGAAGACACAAAACGTTAGTGGGATGTACTCAAGGTACTCAGTCTACATGGAGAAAATACAACTTATTCACATTGGAGTATCAGTCAGAGGTATTCTTAACGTAGCAAACTGCATGGAATACTTGGAGAAAATTTTAATTAGGAAGTAACAACTTTAGTTGGTTTTTTCAGCAGCAATCACCCTGGCTAAAAACTGTGCAGAAGGGAAACATTCATTCGAGGAAGAGCAACAGCCTCAGAGTCGTGAAACTTCTATCCAAGGCCAAGCCAAAGTCTCACCGATGAGAGGAGAGCTGGGTGACAGACTGGGTTTGGCCAACAGTGCCAAGTCCCACTCTACAAGGTGGGTATTACACTCACTTTACAGGTGGGACTCAGAGAAATAACATGACTTTTCCCCAGAGTCACGTCACTAACACTCCACAGAGCAGAAAAAACTCCAGCCCTTGGGCTTCAAATGTTGTGCTCTTTTTCTATGCTAAGAGTCTCTGATGACGTAACTACTGCAATACCACGGAGAACGGGCTGATTTCTCTAACACATAAAAACCTCCAAAGAATTTCTAAGATCAACCAGTAacacaaaaatgggcaaaaggaacagagaaaaggaaaacaggaaaaatgctcaacctcaTTCAGTGAATTTTTCTCCGATCACACTGCCAAGGCTTCCTAGTGAAGGTGACAGTGTGGGTAACAGGCACGTATCCAGTGGTCATGTGCACAGGACAGAAATCTAGATGGCACTAAAAATCATCTGTGCACTCACACTGCATTTCTAGAAGGGTCTGAACGCAAGACTGGCTGGGAAACAGTCAAGGGTGATTAGGTTGGACTTTGTACCGACGACTAGTAGTACCTATTCCAACGAACACTCTCCACTAGTTACCGTTATTCATACCTACAATTGCAGCTTAAAGACAACCTTGAAAGCCAAGTTTTCAGAAAAGCCCAATGCCagtaattttatataaacagTTTATGGATGTATACAATAAACTCAAACCCACACTTCTTTGCTTTCTGTATGTTTTAACTTAGTTGTATAAAA from Rhinopithecus roxellana isolate Shanxi Qingling chromosome 6, ASM756505v1, whole genome shotgun sequence carries:
- the YWHAG gene encoding 14-3-3 protein gamma, translating into MVDREQLVQKARLAEQAERYDDMAAAMKNVTELNEPLSNEERNLLSVAYKNVVGARRSSWRVISSIEQKTSADGNEKKIEMVRAYREKIEKELEAVCQDVLSLLDNYLIKNCSETQYESKVFYLKMKGDYYRYLAEVATGEKRATVVESSEKAYSEAHEISKEHMQPTHPIRLGLALNYSVFYYEIQNAPEQACHLAKTAFDDAIAELDTLNEDSYKDSTLIMQLLRDNLTLWTSDQQDDDGGEGNN